The Rhododendron vialii isolate Sample 1 chromosome 8a, ASM3025357v1 genome has a window encoding:
- the LOC131298086 gene encoding protein LONGIFOLIA 1-like: MSAKLPHSLMDENPDLQKQIGCMSGIFLLFDRRYFLSSGRITSHNHKRLPPGQSGDNGMEPNSNSITPKAREKQHLEKGVKEKRRVSSESSTTSFSSSSCSSTFSSVDRSKTAQLEQSSFEHSIFPRNLSQIPPTKHPDPSPHLRQQSTDLRDVVKDSVCKETNELSVKTTTKAKGVSRVVKNVDSPRPPKDAPRFSYDERVSRDQWKSATKLKELPRLSLDSRERSFRKFVNGTVPNNILDNSKHENDISSQSMDLHQETRSNKKPSSVVAKLMGLEAFPDCNDQIREVKCRSDEDLGTRSTSSRKADECTYNKAFRAPKSRFPLEPAPWKQPERNRGSNIKAQNPSTSVYGEMEKRVTELEFKRSSKDLRALKQILEAMGKTERIENGKEDDASDLKPQTSNNSNYLNLHKSTPIPKKGHLKKFESSAQTIRTVEVVQKPRSLGSSTIPIENISGHHKLHIRDGVDQKAKDLTPRKHRFLEPSSRPVNSMDKRSNSRTFKSIQISKAPQHRSGGNPAGSATSSTTVSPRLQQKKRSQPTTPTPDSSRSRRHLSNTRRVSRHLSHQGDAISEQSDSNFSLASQSDIEEVTSTDRSKESNGSYQHKDRKNEIAARSIKDRSNGEPTTATLEQPSPVSVLDATFYGEESPSPVKKISNAFKEEETQNLDEAGWSLVDLDHSLNSTRPNLSPQFNQEKLESIKYLVNKLRQVNSQHDEASTDHIASLCETKNPQHRYIAEILLASGILLKDLGSSPTIIQLHHSSLLVNPSLFHVLEQTKGRIDQSNFSERIQKKLIFDAVNEILFCKFTSAGFDDPRISLNQLVVKNLSGRKLLKELCSEMDRLQANSECSSVDEDDGLINILREDMMHQAQNWADYHKEVPGVVLDIERLIFKDLIGEIVRGEDARLQRWPTKH, translated from the exons ATGTCTGCCAAGCTTCCGCATTCGTTAATGGATGAAAACCCAGATTTGCAGAAGCAGATCGGGTGCATGAGTGGAATATTTCTGCTGTTCGACCGCCGCTATTTCCTCTCCAGCGGACGCATCACAAGCCACAACCACAAAAGACTACCTCCAG GTCAAAGTGGCGACAATGGAATGGAACCGAACAGTAACAGTATCACTCCAAAAGCCAGA GAAAAACAACACCTGGAGAAGGGCGTAAAGGAGAAGCGAAGGGTCTCATCTGAATCATCCACGACCTCCTTCTCATCCTCCTCTTGTTCATCTACCTTCTCCTCAGTGGATCGTAGTAAAACAGCTCAACTGGAACAATCTTCCTTTGAACACAGCATTTTCCCCAGAAATCTGTCTCAAATCCCACCCACCAAACATCCAGATCCTTCTCCGCACTTAAGGCAGCAATCAACTGATCTCCGTGATGTTGTTAAGGACTCGGTATGCAAAGAAACAAACGAGTTATCAGTAAAGACTACCACCAAAGCTAAAGGAGTTTCGCGTGTCGTGAAGAATGTAGATTCCCCAAGGCCACCAAAGGATGCTCCCCGATTCTCCTATGATGAAAGGGTATCGCGAGATCAGTGGAAATCTGCCACGAAGCTAAAAGAGCTCCCCAGACTATCATTAGACAGTAGAGAGAGATCCTTCAGGAAATTTGTCAATGGGACTGTACCAAACAATATTTTAGACAACTCAAAGCATGAAAATGATATTTCGAGCCAATCCATGGACCTACACCAAGAGACGCGTAGCAACAAAAAACCGTCTAGTGTGGTTGCAAAGTTGATGGGATTAGAAGCGTTTCCAGACTGCAATGATCAGATAAGGGAGGTAAAATGCCGCAGTGATGAGGATCTTGGTACAAGGTCCACCTCATCAAGAAAAGCAGATGAATGCACGTACAATAAAGCTTTTAGGGCTCCAAAATCAAGATTTCCACTAGAGCCAGCTCCTTGGAAGCAGCCAGAAAGGAATCGAGGTTCCAACATAAAGGCCCAAAATCCAAGCACTTCTGTCTACGGAGAAATGGAGAAAAGGGTGACGGAACTCGAGTTTAAAAGATCTAGCAAGGATCTCAGAGCTCTTAAACAGATACTTGAAGCGATGGGAAAAACTGAGAGGATAGAAAATGGAAAGGAAGACGATGCGTCAGATTTGAAGCCTCAAACAAGCAACAACTCAAATTATCTCAACCTTCATAAGAGTACTCCCATTCCCAAGAAGGGTCATCTGAAGAAATTTGAATCCTCTGCTCAGACCATCAGAACAGTGGAAGTTGTTCAGAAACCCAGAAGTTTAGGTTCTTCTACAATCCCAATAGAGAATATTTCAGGACACCACAAACTCCACATCAGAGATGGTGTAGACCAAAAAGCCAAAGATCTGACTCCAAGAAAGCACCGTTTTCTAGAACCTTCTTCCCGTCCAGTTAATTCCATGGATAAGAGAAGCAACTCCAGAACATTCAAATCGATACAGATTTCAAAGGCACCTCAACATAGAAGTGGAGGAAATCCTGCTGGCTCAGCGACGAGTTCAACAACTGTGAGTCCTAGACTTCAACAGAAAAAGCGATCTCAACCAACCACACCGACGCCTGATTCAAGCAGGTCCAGAAGGCATTTGAGTAATACACGAAGAGTATCAAGGCACTTGAGTCACCAAGGCGATGCAATTTCAGAACAATCAGACAGCAATTTTAGCTTGGCCTCACAGAGTGATATAGAAGAAGTCACAAGCACTGATAGATCGAAAGAAAGTAATGGTTCATACCAGCACAAGGACCGGAAGAATGAA aTAGCAGCAAGGTCGATTAAAGACAGATCAAATGGTGAACCTACAACAGCAACCTTGGAACAACCAAGCCCTGTGTCTGTTCTTGATGCTACATTCTATGGAGAAGAATCACCTTCGCCTGTTAAGAAGATATCAAATGCATTCAAAG AGGAGGAGACTCAAAATTTGGATGAAGCAGGATGGAGTTTGGTGGATCTAGATCATTCGCTGAACAGCACGAGACCCAATCTCAGCCCCcagtttaatcaagaaaaattaGAAAGCATCAAATACTTGGTTAATAAGCTCAGACAAGTGAATTCTCAACATGATGAAGCTTCCACAGATCACATAGCATCTCTTTGCGAGACCAAAAATCCACAGCATAGGTACATTGCTGAGATTTTGTTAGCTTCAGGAATACTCCTCAAAGATCTAGGCTCCAGCCCAACAATCATTCAGCTTCACCACTCAAGCCTCTTGGTCAACCCGAGTTTGTTCCATGTCCTGGAACAAACCAAAGGCAGGATCGACCAATCAAACTTCAGTGagagaatccaaaaaaaattgatatttgatGCTGTAAATGAGATTCTCTTCTGCAAATTCACTTCAGCAGGTTTTGATGACCCACGGATCTCTCTAAACCAACTGGTAGTGAAAAACCTCAGTGGACGGAAGCTTCTGAAAGAATTGTGTTCAGAGATGGATCGTCTGCAAGCTAACTCTGAATGCAGCTCAGTTGATGAGGATGATGGTTTGATAAACATCTTACGCGAGGATATGATGCATCAAGCACAAAATTGGGCAGACTACCATAAGGAGGTTCCCGGGGTAGTATTAGATATTGAGCGCCTGATCTTTAAAGACCTCATTGGTGAAATTGTGAGAGGCGAAGACGCTAGGTTGCAAAGGTGGCCAACCAAGCACTGA